In Candidatus Ancaeobacter aquaticus, a single genomic region encodes these proteins:
- a CDS encoding bifunctional riboflavin kinase/FAD synthetase has translation MEIIQDIESMRQPLKNTAVTIGTFDGVHIGHQKVIKAVVRSAKKIKGKSVVVTFYSHPHKTIKGEDTRVHITSPQHKIRMIEELGVDVCILLDFKKGVIHMSAEKFISHFLVKQLDAKNIYVGYNFMFGSKRKGDVALLEKMKNTYGYNLHVLPPVIKDTICVSSTVIRKLVHSGDLSLASRLLGRKYSLYGTVVKGDTIGRILGYPTANIIPDNEIMPPSGVYAVKVLYAQSWYNGVVNIGVKPTFKNADDVKLTVEIHIFNFNKEIYNEYLEIFFVQKLREEMKFPHKDELIEQIKKDEVRAKNLLRAVKWRGSV, from the coding sequence ATGGAAATTATACAAGATATAGAGTCTATGCGACAACCGCTCAAGAACACAGCTGTTACGATAGGTACTTTTGATGGCGTGCATATCGGGCATCAGAAGGTGATAAAAGCTGTTGTGCGATCAGCAAAGAAAATTAAGGGTAAAAGTGTCGTTGTAACATTCTATTCTCATCCGCACAAAACCATAAAGGGAGAGGATACACGTGTGCATATCACGTCGCCTCAACACAAAATCAGAATGATAGAAGAGCTTGGTGTTGATGTATGTATTTTGCTGGATTTTAAAAAAGGCGTAATTCATATGAGTGCGGAAAAATTTATCTCACACTTTCTTGTAAAACAGCTTGATGCTAAAAATATATATGTCGGATATAATTTTATGTTTGGTTCTAAACGAAAAGGTGATGTTGCTCTTCTCGAAAAAATGAAAAATACATATGGATACAATTTACATGTGTTGCCGCCGGTAATTAAAGATACTATTTGTGTGAGTAGCACTGTGATTCGAAAACTTGTGCATTCCGGAGACCTTTCTTTAGCGTCGCGTTTGTTGGGAAGAAAATATTCTCTTTATGGTACGGTTGTTAAGGGTGATACAATTGGGCGTATCCTCGGCTATCCAACAGCAAATATCATTCCTGATAATGAAATTATGCCGCCGAGTGGCGTGTATGCAGTAAAAGTGCTCTATGCCCAGTCATGGTATAATGGCGTTGTTAATATCGGGGTGAAACCGACATTTAAAAATGCGGATGATGTTAAGCTGACCGTTGAAATACACATTTTCAATTTTAATAAAGAAATTTACAATGAGTATCTTGAGATATTCTTTGTGCAAAAATTAAGAGAAGAAATGAAATTCCCTCATAAAGACGAACTTATTGAGCAGATTAAAAAAGATGAGGTAAGGGCAAAAAACCTATTGCGTGCCGTTAAGTGGCGCGGTTCTGTATAA
- a CDS encoding DNA glycosylase: MYTYIDPKFNLKNTLLCGQCFRWRLHSDTYYGVVESHLLGVRQNNTQLHVTVSPSVSNDQFVRDYFNCAFSSDEILKSFPIDVYVKQAMVASEGIRILKQDLWETIASFIISINKNIPAIITIIENLSMQYGKKIDVGTSLDLKDHYSFPDIATIARTTPSALRESGMGFRAEYLSKTSQMIEDGVIDLSNLKKMGIDEALSVLQTLPGVGPKVANCILLYGCNRYDAFPIDVWMKRILEECYFKGNKVPLKKLGQFAKKYFGPYRGYVQQYLYYWARSQGKKNK; the protein is encoded by the coding sequence ATGTATACATATATAGACCCCAAGTTTAACCTCAAAAACACATTGCTCTGTGGTCAATGTTTTCGATGGCGGCTTCATTCGGATACATATTATGGCGTTGTGGAATCGCATCTGTTAGGTGTTCGGCAAAACAACACGCAATTACATGTAACGGTAAGCCCTTCTGTTTCTAACGATCAGTTCGTTCGGGATTATTTTAATTGTGCATTTTCCTCCGATGAAATACTGAAATCATTTCCCATAGATGTATATGTCAAACAGGCAATGGTAGCTTCAGAAGGTATACGAATTCTTAAACAGGATCTTTGGGAAACAATTGCATCATTCATTATTTCAATCAATAAAAATATTCCGGCTATTATTACAATAATAGAAAACCTATCGATGCAGTACGGTAAGAAAATAGATGTGGGGACATCACTTGATCTAAAGGATCATTATTCTTTTCCGGATATAGCAACGATTGCCCGCACAACGCCAAGTGCTTTGAGGGAGAGCGGTATGGGGTTTCGAGCAGAATATCTATCCAAGACAAGTCAAATGATAGAAGATGGTGTTATCGATCTATCGAACTTAAAAAAGATGGGCATTGATGAAGCACTTAGCGTGTTGCAAACGCTTCCGGGTGTTGGGCCAAAAGTTGCCAACTGTATATTGTTGTATGGTTGTAATCGGTATGATGCTTTTCCAATAGATGTCTGGATGAAGCGGATATTGGAAGAATGTTATTTTAAGGGGAACAAAGTGCCACTCAAGAAATTAGGTCAGTTTGCAAAAAAATATTTTGGGCCTTACAGAGGATATGTGCAACAATATCTGTATTATTGGGCACGTTCACAAGGAAAGAAAAATAAATAG
- the truB gene encoding tRNA pseudouridine(55) synthase TruB, translating into MDGLFIINKPTHMTSFDVVRKIRKICNVKKVGHAGTLDPQATGVLLVGVGKATKCMKYFEGMYKVYKARMTLGVTTDTQDSTGKELSKKECGAISQEEVRLVMENFLGETSQVPPMVSALKHKGKPLYKYAREGVEIERKSRTIQIHDMYDVSYALPEVYFTVKCSKGTYIRTLCHDIGSRLGCGAVLSGLERLAVGPFTIDDALSLDEIDQSGNNSIPIEKLMAYVDK; encoded by the coding sequence ATGGACGGATTATTTATTATTAATAAGCCAACACATATGACATCATTTGATGTTGTTCGGAAAATAAGAAAAATATGTAATGTAAAAAAAGTGGGACATGCGGGAACTCTTGACCCCCAAGCCACCGGTGTCCTTTTAGTAGGAGTAGGGAAGGCAACCAAATGCATGAAATATTTTGAGGGTATGTATAAAGTCTATAAGGCGCGTATGACACTTGGGGTTACGACTGATACTCAAGACTCAACAGGAAAGGAACTTTCAAAGAAAGAATGTGGAGCAATATCTCAAGAAGAAGTCAGACTTGTTATGGAAAACTTTTTGGGTGAGACTAGTCAGGTTCCGCCAATGGTGTCTGCCCTGAAACATAAAGGAAAACCATTATATAAGTATGCCCGAGAAGGAGTCGAAATCGAGAGGAAAAGCCGTACGATACAAATACATGATATGTATGATGTGTCATACGCTTTACCGGAAGTGTATTTCACCGTAAAATGTTCAAAGGGAACATACATAAGAACTCTCTGCCATGATATTGGATCACGCCTTGGATGTGGTGCTGTTCTTTCAGGGCTTGAACGTCTTGCGGTAGGTCCCTTTACGATTGATGATGCACTTTCTCTAGACGAAATTGATCAAAGTGGCAATAATAGTATACCGATTGAAAAACTTATGGCGTATGTTGACAAATAG
- the rpsA gene encoding 30S ribosomal protein S1: protein MLLLKKKDNKKLIKGGESSDPEIEKMREMYAQTFRKLEENSITIGTIVEIRSDEVLIDVGYKSEGVIPVSEFRNISEYKIDDEVEVLIEQLEDQNGMVSLSKQKADKMQSWERVIADCEEGKLVKGKVTRKVKGGLMADIGIEAFLPASQISLRPVKNMDEFVGNEYDFKVVKINFERKNIVVSRKQFLEESVAKDKSKMIKEMKVGDVRNGSVKNITDFGVFVELNGIDGLLHITDMTWGRISHPSEMVAIGDSIDVVILDIDNEKERVSLGLKQKTVNPWEEVEKKYPVGTKVKGRVVNLMPYGVFVELEKGIEGLIHISELSWTKRINHPSEVLAIGDVVEAMVLNIEKDAKKISLGIKQTEANPWDNVEEKYAVGAKIKGKIRNITAYGAFVELEEGVDGLIHVSDVSWTKKLNHPSEVLKKGDKVEALVLSVDQKSKKVSLGIKQLETDPWEKIEEECKAGTIVSGKVNKVTGFGAFVELNYGFEGLIHVSQLTASDETPADITTIIKEGDNITAMVIKVDPSERKIALSVKEYLKMNKESKEE, encoded by the coding sequence ATGTTATTATTAAAAAAGAAAGACAATAAGAAATTGATAAAAGGAGGTGAATCGAGCGATCCTGAGATCGAAAAAATGCGCGAGATGTATGCGCAAACATTCCGTAAACTTGAAGAAAATTCTATCACAATTGGAACGATAGTTGAAATTCGTTCTGATGAAGTGTTAATTGATGTTGGATATAAATCTGAAGGGGTTATACCTGTTTCAGAGTTTAGAAATATATCAGAATATAAGATTGACGATGAAGTCGAAGTGTTGATCGAGCAGTTAGAAGATCAAAACGGCATGGTGTCATTATCAAAGCAAAAAGCTGATAAGATGCAAAGCTGGGAACGGGTTATTGCCGATTGCGAAGAAGGTAAACTCGTAAAAGGAAAAGTTACCAGAAAAGTTAAGGGCGGGTTAATGGCTGATATCGGTATTGAGGCTTTTCTTCCTGCTTCACAAATTTCATTAAGGCCAGTTAAGAATATGGACGAGTTTGTCGGTAATGAGTATGATTTTAAAGTGGTGAAGATAAACTTTGAGAGAAAGAATATTGTTGTATCAAGGAAGCAATTTTTGGAAGAATCGGTTGCTAAAGATAAATCTAAGATGATCAAAGAAATGAAAGTCGGTGATGTAAGAAATGGTTCAGTGAAAAACATCACAGACTTTGGTGTTTTTGTTGAGCTAAACGGTATTGATGGCCTGTTGCATATTACTGATATGACATGGGGAAGGATAAGCCATCCTTCTGAAATGGTTGCTATTGGTGATTCAATAGATGTGGTAATCCTTGATATTGATAATGAAAAAGAGAGAGTATCACTTGGCCTTAAGCAGAAAACAGTCAATCCATGGGAAGAGGTAGAAAAGAAATATCCTGTGGGTACAAAGGTGAAAGGTCGTGTGGTTAATCTGATGCCTTATGGCGTATTTGTCGAGCTTGAAAAAGGGATCGAAGGGTTGATCCATATTTCAGAGCTATCATGGACAAAGAGAATAAATCATCCGTCCGAAGTGTTGGCAATTGGTGATGTAGTTGAGGCGATGGTTTTGAATATTGAAAAAGACGCTAAAAAGATATCTCTAGGGATCAAACAAACCGAAGCCAACCCATGGGACAACGTTGAAGAAAAGTATGCTGTAGGCGCAAAGATCAAAGGTAAAATAAGAAATATTACAGCATATGGGGCCTTTGTTGAATTAGAAGAGGGAGTTGACGGATTAATCCATGTCTCTGATGTGTCTTGGACCAAAAAACTCAATCACCCTTCTGAAGTATTAAAAAAAGGCGATAAAGTTGAAGCATTAGTGCTTTCTGTTGACCAAAAATCCAAAAAGGTCTCATTGGGTATTAAGCAGCTAGAAACTGATCCGTGGGAAAAGATAGAAGAAGAATGTAAGGCAGGAACGATTGTGTCAGGCAAAGTTAATAAAGTAACTGGTTTTGGCGCATTTGTTGAACTGAATTATGGTTTTGAAGGATTAATTCATGTATCGCAGCTAACGGCTTCAGATGAAACACCGGCCGATATTACAACCATCATTAAAGAAGGTGATAACATTACCGCGATGGTTATAAAGGTAGATCCTTCTGAGAGAAAGATTGCTTTAAGCGTGAAGGAATACCTAAAAATGAATAAAGAATCTAAAGAAGAATAA